Proteins found in one Brevibacillus brevis genomic segment:
- a CDS encoding MarR family winged helix-turn-helix transcriptional regulator has protein sequence MSDKPLRNDPLDLFVVLSRSYNWVTAHSNRHIREHGLNPTEFGVLEVLFHKGPQPLQQIGEKILISSGNITYVVDKLEKKQLLIRKPCSADRRVIFAELTEKGHQFLSEIFPPHQLAIEKAMEGLTPEEQRQAIELLKKLGRTAQATY, from the coding sequence ATGTCTGACAAACCACTTCGAAATGATCCCCTCGATCTTTTTGTCGTTTTATCAAGGTCATACAACTGGGTTACCGCTCACTCCAATCGTCACATTCGCGAGCATGGACTTAATCCAACTGAATTCGGCGTACTAGAGGTATTATTTCATAAAGGTCCTCAACCATTGCAGCAAATTGGCGAAAAAATATTGATCTCCAGCGGAAACATCACATACGTTGTGGACAAACTCGAAAAGAAGCAACTGCTCATTCGCAAGCCCTGTTCAGCAGACCGCCGCGTCATTTTTGCGGAACTCACTGAAAAAGGGCATCAATTTTTGTCTGAAATCTTCCCTCCTCATCAACTCGCTATTGAGAAAGCGATGGAAGGTCTCACACCAGAAGAACAACGTCAAGCAATCGAACTGCTAAAAAAATTGGGCCGCACTGCTCAAGCTACTTATTAG
- a CDS encoding pirin family protein produces the protein MEIRVYTQNEQAKGHFGDGEIVENKPIGFPHEGSVVKRVGPLFYWAWAKSLKTFEIPLHPHSGFEILSYVLTGTVGHRDTLGNLQEVSTGGAQIMQTGSGAYHAEELGKDTEMFQIWFEPHLAQTTKQPPTYNQYDHEEFPSEDVDGVQVKHIIGSSAPIQLVTDSLMSDITIPAGKSYEKELPAGYAHAVVIVEGNGSVAEKATVSENHTPATKGDFVVLSSEESSTAIYTASTDAPLRLVLIQVPTEVDYPLYRK, from the coding sequence ATGGAAATCCGCGTCTACACACAGAACGAGCAAGCAAAAGGACATTTTGGCGACGGTGAAATCGTAGAGAATAAACCAATTGGCTTCCCTCATGAAGGCTCCGTTGTCAAACGGGTAGGACCGCTTTTTTACTGGGCATGGGCAAAATCGCTGAAGACATTTGAAATTCCGCTGCATCCTCACTCCGGCTTTGAAATTTTGTCGTATGTCCTCACAGGGACAGTCGGACATCGGGACACGCTCGGAAATCTTCAAGAGGTGTCGACAGGCGGCGCGCAGATCATGCAAACCGGTTCAGGCGCGTACCATGCAGAAGAGCTCGGCAAGGATACAGAAATGTTTCAAATCTGGTTTGAACCGCATCTTGCGCAGACAACGAAGCAACCGCCTACTTACAATCAGTATGATCATGAGGAGTTTCCGTCTGAGGATGTCGATGGTGTCCAAGTAAAACACATCATCGGATCGTCTGCTCCCATTCAGTTGGTCACGGATTCCTTGATGAGCGATATCACGATTCCCGCTGGAAAGTCGTATGAAAAAGAACTCCCGGCTGGTTATGCTCACGCAGTCGTCATAGTGGAAGGGAACGGAAGCGTTGCAGAGAAAGCAACTGTCAGCGAGAACCACACCCCGGCAACCAAAGGTGACTTTGTCGTTCTCTCCTCCGAGGAAAGCAGCACAGCCATCTACACGGCATCAACGGATGCTCCACTCCGCCTGGTGTTGATTCAAGTACCAACTGAGGTTGATTATCCACTCTATCGTAAATAA
- a CDS encoding FMN-dependent NADH-azoreductase has protein sequence MSKVLFIKANDRPVEQATSVKLYEAFTKAYQETHPNDEIVELDLFAENLPYYGNDMLTAMWKAGNGIELSADEQKRADLVNKYLNQFTAADKIVFAFPMWNFTVPAVLHSYMDYLSQAGKTFKYTAEGPVGLMGDKKVALLSARGGVYSEGPMAQMEMANKYVRTILGFWGVSNVTEVIVEGHNQFQDKAAELVAAGVEKAVKLAESF, from the coding sequence ATGAGTAAAGTACTTTTTATTAAAGCAAACGATCGCCCAGTTGAGCAGGCTACAAGTGTAAAGCTGTACGAAGCTTTCACGAAAGCATACCAAGAAACACACCCAAACGACGAAATCGTTGAGTTGGATCTGTTTGCTGAAAACCTCCCTTATTACGGTAACGACATGCTGACTGCTATGTGGAAAGCAGGAAACGGCATCGAGCTGTCTGCTGATGAGCAAAAACGCGCTGACTTGGTTAACAAATACCTGAACCAGTTTACAGCAGCAGACAAAATCGTATTTGCTTTCCCAATGTGGAACTTCACTGTTCCTGCTGTTCTGCACTCGTACATGGATTACCTCTCCCAAGCAGGTAAAACATTCAAGTACACAGCTGAAGGTCCAGTTGGTCTGATGGGCGACAAAAAAGTAGCTCTGTTGAGCGCACGCGGTGGTGTTTATTCCGAAGGGCCTATGGCTCAGATGGAAATGGCAAACAAATACGTTCGCACGATCCTCGGCTTCTGGGGCGTTAGCAATGTAACCGAAGTGATCGTAGAAGGTCACAACCAATTCCAAGACAAAGCAGCTGAGCTCGTTGCAGCTGGTGTAGAAAAAGCAGTAAAACTGGCGGAATCCTTCTAA
- a CDS encoding DoxX family protein yields the protein MLDTGLLLIRLVIGLTFAGHGAQKLFGWFGGYGLKGTGGWLESIGVKPGVAMAFVAGLSELVGGLMFATGVGIWPSAILLAFTMLVAILKVHGQNGYWVTQNGFEYNLTLIAVVIGVALIGPGAYVLF from the coding sequence GTGTTGGATACTGGATTGTTGTTGATTCGTTTGGTCATTGGTTTGACGTTTGCAGGTCATGGTGCACAGAAGCTGTTTGGCTGGTTTGGCGGTTATGGTTTGAAAGGAACAGGCGGCTGGCTGGAGTCTATCGGAGTGAAACCTGGCGTAGCAATGGCTTTTGTCGCTGGATTGTCTGAACTCGTTGGCGGTCTCATGTTTGCCACAGGCGTAGGTATCTGGCCAAGTGCTATTCTGCTTGCTTTCACAATGCTGGTTGCCATTCTGAAGGTACACGGTCAAAATGGATATTGGGTCACACAAAACGGATTCGAATACAACCTGACATTAATCGCAGTTGTTATTGGTGTAGCGTTGATCGGTCCAGGCGCATACGTTTTGTTTTAA
- a CDS encoding cytochrome ubiquinol oxidase subunit I, with protein sequence MTRAIFGTTMAFHIIFATMGVGLPLMILLVELLFWRTRDRDYEMMAKRWTKAQAILLGVAIPSGTIAGVQLSLLWPGFMEIVGKVISLPFQIEIFAFFVEALFMSIYVYAAHRLSRNMRLLSLFMVLLGATASAILITNVHAFEGTPTGFRMVDGQIVDVDPWKAFFNPSFFVTAGHVTVSAYMTGAFIVAGVAAWKMLRAEKGSRVYLYHQKALLAGLIVGGTFSLLTALNGHESAQLLHKYQPEKLAAAEGLFETQAYAPLAIGGFTDPETKEVKYAIEIPWALSFLAANRFDEVVVGLDDFPKELWPPLYIHTLFNGMVIIGSLLIFVGFIGFAWKKLLKRSQFPRWVLWIFVASGPLALLGIEFGWIFACTGRQPWVVYRVMKTVDAATQAAGISTLFWIFLSVYVFFAIVTLLVFRSYFGRHPLQLDPPEQPKVDGGTA encoded by the coding sequence ATGACCAGAGCCATATTCGGGACGACTATGGCCTTTCACATTATTTTTGCGACCATGGGTGTTGGTCTCCCGCTCATGATCTTGCTGGTGGAGCTCCTCTTTTGGCGGACGCGTGACCGAGATTACGAGATGATGGCCAAACGCTGGACAAAAGCCCAGGCGATCTTATTAGGCGTCGCGATCCCCTCTGGTACGATTGCTGGAGTCCAGCTTTCCCTATTATGGCCTGGATTCATGGAGATTGTCGGCAAGGTGATCTCGCTACCTTTTCAGATCGAAATATTCGCTTTCTTCGTGGAAGCCTTATTTATGTCCATCTACGTTTACGCGGCTCACCGCTTATCCCGCAACATGCGTTTGTTGAGCTTGTTCATGGTTTTGCTTGGTGCGACGGCGTCCGCGATCCTGATTACGAATGTCCACGCCTTTGAAGGCACGCCAACTGGCTTTCGGATGGTCGATGGGCAAATCGTCGACGTGGACCCTTGGAAAGCTTTTTTTAATCCCAGCTTTTTCGTGACGGCAGGTCATGTAACTGTCTCTGCTTATATGACGGGGGCATTCATCGTCGCTGGTGTAGCAGCGTGGAAAATGCTGCGCGCTGAAAAAGGCAGTCGGGTTTATTTGTATCATCAAAAAGCACTCTTGGCCGGTTTAATCGTGGGAGGCACCTTTTCCCTATTAACTGCCTTGAACGGGCATGAATCCGCGCAGCTTTTGCATAAATACCAGCCGGAAAAGCTGGCCGCTGCGGAAGGACTGTTTGAAACACAAGCATATGCCCCACTCGCGATTGGCGGCTTTACCGATCCCGAGACAAAAGAAGTCAAATACGCCATCGAGATTCCATGGGCGCTCAGCTTCCTTGCAGCCAATCGCTTTGACGAGGTCGTAGTCGGTCTGGACGACTTTCCAAAGGAGCTGTGGCCTCCACTCTACATCCATACGTTATTTAACGGGATGGTCATCATCGGTAGCTTGTTGATCTTTGTAGGTTTCATCGGCTTCGCTTGGAAGAAGCTCCTAAAACGATCTCAGTTTCCCCGTTGGGTTCTCTGGATCTTTGTCGCGAGTGGACCGCTCGCCTTGCTAGGCATCGAATTCGGCTGGATTTTTGCCTGCACAGGACGCCAGCCATGGGTGGTGTATCGCGTGATGAAAACAGTTGACGCTGCTACCCAAGCAGCAGGCATTTCTACTCTATTTTGGATTTTTCTCTCGGTGTACGTATTTTTCGCGATCGTCACCCTGCTCGTATTCCGCAGCTATTTTGGCCGCCATCCCTTACAGCTCGATCCGCCAGAACAGCCGAAAGTGGACGGAGGAACGGCATGA